The Pseudomonas sp. SCA2728.1_7 DNA segment TTCACCTGATCTTCGGAGAGCAGGCGCGCCTTGCTCTTGCCGAAGCTCATCGGTCCGCCCTTGCCACCGGCACCGCCCTGCATCTGGCGCATGAAGAACATGAACACCGCGATGATCACCAGGATCGGGAAGCTGGCCACCAGAAGCTGGGTCCAGATGCTTTGCTGTTCAGGCTGCTTGCCTTCAACCACAACGTGGTTGTCGACCAGATCGCCGATCAGGCCATTGTCCTGAATTGCCGGACGAATGGTCTTGAAACTGTCGCCATCATTGCGTTTGCCGGTGATTACATAGCCATCAACCGCTACGCGCTCGACCTTGCCATCCTTGACCTGCTGGATGAAGTCGGAATAGTTGAGGGTCTGCGGCTCGTTAGGGCTGGAGAAGTTGTTCATCACCGTCACCAGGACAGCCGCGATGATCAACCACAGGATCAGATTCTTTGCCATATCGTTCAATTAACTACCCTCTGAAGCAAGCTCCGCTACTGGCGCGCGCTTCGCATGATATTCACCGGCCTAACTTACTACATTACCTACGACTCTGGCAGGCGCCGTCTGTAACCCTTTGTGAAACACTTTCTACACAATATTCGTTAATGCTCGCCGGGCGAAATACTAAAAACCTATCACCCTGCACAAAAACCTCGTTTTACTCGCTACGCCCGCGATAACCCCAAGCCAGCATATATTGCTCGCGGGAGCTGCCACGAGAAGAGTCCGGCTTGATCATCTGGATCTTGTCGAACTTCTTGCGAGCATCCTTCAGGTAAACATCAAACCCTTCGCCCTGAAAAATCTTGATCACGAAATTACCGCCCGGCTTGAGGATCCGCTCCGCCAGATCAAGTGCCAGCTCGCACAGGAACATGGCCTTCGGCATATCCACTTCAGGCGTACCACTCATATTGGGGGCCATATCGGAAATCACAAGGTCCACCTGCGAATTACCCACCGCTTCAAGAATCTGCGCGAGCACTGCGTCCTCGGTGAAGTCACCCTGAATAAAGGTCACGTCAGGGATACTGTCCATTTCCAGAATGTCCGAAGCGATCAAACGCCCCTGACCGCCGATCAGACGGCTGGTGACCTGCGACCAGCCACCAGGTGCCGCACCGAGGTCGACAACGCTCATGCCAGGACGGATCAGCTTGTATTTCTCCTGGACTTCCAGAAGTTTGTAACTCGCACGCGAGCGGTAGCCATCCTTCTGCGCTTGCTTCACATAGGGATCGTTGACATGTCGCTTCAGCCAACCAAGGCTTGTCTTGGAACGCGCCATTGGGCACCTCGATAATAAGAGTCGTGATTAATTGGGCGGATCCACGAGCCCTCGGGTAAAATGGCCGCCATTTTACAGAATCCAGACGAAAGGGTCAGATTATGCCGCTCACTCCAGAGCAGAAGAAACAGTACAAATCCATTGGCCACCACCTCAAACCGGTTTTGACGGTGGCTGACAACGGTTTGACTGAAGGTGTTTTAGCCGAACTTGAACGCGCTTTGGCGGATCACGAGCTGATCAAAATCAAGCTCAATATCCTCGATCGCGAATCGCGCCTGGCGCACATCGCAGAGCTGTGCAAGGTTGGCAAAGCGGATCTGGTACAGGTCATCGGCAAGATGGCACTGGTTTACCGCAAGAATTTCAGCGCGAACAAGCAGCTGTCGAACGTTCATCGCTTCAAGTGATGAAAAGGGTCACGGGTGTGCCTGGCGCACCCTGCCACTCCATCCCGGCACCGGCTGCATCACCAGCACCAGCCCGGAAAACCCCAGAACCAGATAACTGAATACCTGCCAGCGCTGCGCATCCGGCCAGCCGACACGCACTGCGACAAACATCGCACACGCATACAACGCCATCAGCAGCACCTGACCGCGAAAATCTCGCCATAGACTGGCAAGGCCCTCGGCCTGTACCAGCACCAAAGCCTGAAAAGTAACGCATGCGGCGGAAAATCCCACCACCAGCACTTCAAATGCACTGGCCACTTCATCAATCAGCAACGGTGCCAGGCCAATCTTGCCCAGCGCCGGCTGCAAACCGAGATGTATCAGCCATAGACCGCCGACCCAAAGCATCTGGGTCAGCTGCCAAAGCATGGCGCCCGCATGCAGCGGGCGCCCTTTTTCAGATGTGACGGACTTCGACAATCTCGTACTCGATCACGCCGCTCGGCGTTTTCACGGCGACCACATCGCCCTCTTCCTTGCCGATCAAGGCACGGGCCAAAGGCGAGCCAACCGAAATCTTGCCGAGTTTGAAGTCAGCCTCATCCTCACCCACGATGTGGTAAGTGACGCTTTCGTCGGTCTCGACGTTGGCGATTTCGACGGTAGTACCGAAAATCACTTTGCCGGTGTGCGGAATCGACGTGACGTCAATGATGACCTGATTCTGAATCCGGCCTTCGATGTCACGAATCCGCGCTTCGACCATGCCTTGCTGTTCGCGTGCAGCATGGTATTCAGCGTTTTCCTTCAAGTCACCCAACTCGCGGGCCGTACCGATGTCCTGGCTGAGCTTCGGACGAACGACCTTGGTCAGGTGAGCGTGTTCTTCTTCCAGGGCTTTAGCGCCCTGGACAGTCATTGGGTATTTGATCATGCCTTCAATCCTGCGTGTAGATCCTGCAAGCGGCGCACGGTCTTTTCCGGACCGAACTTCAGCGCTTCACAGATAGCTTCGCCAGCAGCAATGGTGGTGGTGCAGTAAATCTTGTGCTGCAAGGCATTACGACGAATGGAGTACGAATCAGCGATCGACTGACGACCTTCGGTGGTGTTGATGATCAGGGTGACTTCGTCATTCTTGATCATGTCGACCACGTGCGGACGACCCTCGGTCACCTTGTTCACACGGCGCACTTTCAGGCCTGCCGCTTCGATCAGCTTGGCAGTACCGGCAGTGGCAACCACTTCGAAGCCCAAGTTGATCAGATCACGGGCTACGCCTGCAACCAGTGGCTTGTCGTCGTCGCGTACGCTGATGAACGCAGTACCGCCGGTCGGCAGCACTTCGCTGGCACCCATCTGGGCTTTGGCGAATGCCTCACCGAAGGTGTCACCTACACCCATCACTTCACCGGTCGACTTCATCTCTGGGCCGAGGATCGGGTCAACGCCAGGGAATTTGGCGAACGGGAACACCGCCTCTTTCACGCTGTAGAAGTTCGGAATGATTTCTTTGGTGAAGCCGATTTCTTTCAGGGTCTTACCGGCCATCACGCGGGCAGCGATCATGGCCAGGGAAACACCGATGCACTTCGATACGAACGGTACGGTACGGGAAGCACGCGGGTTGACTTCGATGACGTAGATATCTTCGCCCTGCAAAGCCAGCTGCACGTTCATCAGGCCGACAACGCCCAGTTCCAGAGCCATTTTCTTGACCTGTTCGCGCATCTCGTCCTGGATGTGCGCCGGCAGCGAGTACGGCGGCAGCGAGCACGCGGAGTCACCGGAGTGAACGCCAGCCTGTTCGATGTGCTGCATGATCGCGCCGATCACTACATCTTTGCCGTCGCAGACCGCATCCACGTCCATCTCGATGGCGCAGTTGAGGAAGTGGTCGAGCAGCACCGGGCTGTCGTTGGACACTTTCACCGCGTCACGCAGGTAGCGCTTGAGCTCTTCTTCTTCGTAAACGATTTCCATCGCGCGACCACCCAGGACATAGGATGGGCGCACTACCAGTGGGTAGCCGATCTTGCTGGCGGCACGAATCGCTTCGTCTTCGCTGCGCACGGTGGCGTTTGGCGGCTGACGCAGGTTCAGGCGCTCAACCATTTGCTGGAAGCGCTCACGGTCTTCGGCACGGTCGATAGCGTCAGGGCTGGTGCCGATGATTGGCACGCCAGCCGCTTCCAGAGCTCGCGCCAGTTTCAGCGGAGTCTGACCACCGTACTGGACGATCACGCCTTTCGGCTTCTCGACGCGGCAGATTTCCAGCACGTCTTCCAGGGTTACCGATTCGAAGTACAGACGGTCGGAAGTGTCGTAGTCGGTGGAAACGGTTTCCGGGTTGCAGTTGACCATGATGGTTTCGTAGCCGTCTTCGCGCAGAGCGAGGGCAGCGTGAACGCAGCAGTAGTCGAACTCGATGCCCTGGCCGATACGGTTCGGACCGCCACCCAGAATCATGATTTTGTCGCGGCCCGACGGCGCGGCTTCGCACTCTTCCTCGTAAGTCGAGTAGAGGTATGCGGTGTCGGTGGCGAACTCGGCGGCGCAGGTGTCAACGCGCTTGTAAACCGGGAACACTTCCAGCTTGTGACGGTGAGTCCGCAGGTTCTTCTCGGTCACACCCAGCAGCTTGGCCAGACGCTGATCGGAGAAGCCTTTGCGCTTGAGCTTGAACATCAGGTCGCGGTCGATCGCGGACAGACCAAGGGTCTTGACCTTCTCTTCTTCCTTGATCAGATCTTCGATCTGCACCAGGAACCACGGGTCGATCATGTTCATGGCGAAGATTTCTTCGACGGTCATGCCGGCGCGGAAAGCGTCCGCCACGTACCAGATACGCTCGGCGCCCGGCACGGTCAGTTCGCGCTTGAGCACGCTCATGCTTTCCGGGTTGCTCAGGTCGAGCTTCTCGTCCAGACCGCAAACGCCCACTTCCAGACCGCGCAGAGCTTTCTGCAGGGATTCCTGGAAAGTCCGGCCGATGGCCATGACTTCACCGACCGACTTCATTTGCGTGGTCAGGCGTGCGTCAGCCTTGGCGAATTTCTCGAAGGCAAAGCGTGGCAACTTGGTGACGACGTAGTCGATCGACGGCTCGAAGGACGCCGGGGTCTTGCCACCGGTGATGTCGTTCGACAGTTCGTCGAGGGTGTAACCCACAGCCAGCTTGGCCGCGACTTTGGCGATCGGGAAACCGGTGGCTTTCGAAGCCAGTGCCGAGGAACGCGATACGCGCGGGTTCATTTCGATCACGACCATGCGGCCAGTGTTCGGGCAGATACCGAATTGAACGTTGGAACCACCGGTCTCGACGCCGATCTCGCGCAGTACCGCCAAGGAGGCGTTACGCAGGATCTGGTATTCCTTGTCGGTCAGGGTTTGTGCTGGAGCCACGGTGATCGAGTCACCGGTGTGTACGCCCATCGGGTCGAAGTTTTCGATCGAGCAGACGATGATGCAGTTGTCCTTTTTGTCGCGGACAACTTCCATTTCATATTCTTTCCAGCCGATCAGCGATTCGTCGATCAGCAGCTCTTTGGTCGGCGACAGGTCCAGACCACGGGCGCAGATTTCTTCGAACTCTTCACGGTTGTACGCGATACCGCCACCGGTGCCGCCCATGGTGAAGGACGGACGGATGATGCACGGGAAGCCGAGGGTTTCGAGAACCGCGTTGGCTTCTTCCATGCTGTGCGCGATACCGGAACGCGGGCACGCCAGGCCGATGGATTTCATCGCCTTGTCGAAACGCGAACGGTCTTCAGCCTTGTCGATGGTGTCAGCGTTGGCGCCGATCATTTCTACGCCGAACTTCTCCAGAACGCCTTCGCGTTCCAGGTCCAGGGCGCAGTTCAGAGCCGTCTGGCCGCCCATGGTTGGCAGTACCGCGTCCGGACGCTCTTTCTCGATGATCTTGGCAACGGTCTGCCACTTGATCGGCTCGATGTAGGTGGCGTCGGCCATGTCCGGGTCGGTCATGATGGTGGCCGGGTTGGAGTTCACCAGGATGACGCGGTAACCCTCTTCGCGCAGGGCTTTACAGGCCTGGGCGCCGGAGTAGTCGAATTCGCAGGCCTGGCCGATAACGATCGGGCCAGCGCCGAGAATCAGGATGCTTTTAATGTCTGTACGTTTTGGCATGGGTTTGTCACTCAAATCCGCAGGTCAGTCGGCAAGCCGTCTTGATCGATTTCTGAAGTCCAGAGGGGGCCGCCGGTGTCGGGGCCGCCCTCGAGGGCTTCTCTCTACAGTCTCAAGGCGAACGCTTAGCGTCGCTTGGCCATCTCGTTGATGAAGCGGTCGAACAGTGGCGCGACATCGTTCGGGCCCGGGCTCGCTTCAGGGTGGCCCTGGAAGCTGAACGCGCTCTTGTCGGTGCGTTCGATGCCTTGCAGGGTGCCGTCGAACAGCGATTTGTGGATCGCACGCACGTTGGCTGGCAGGGTTTCTTCGTCTACCGCGAAACCGTGGTTCTGGCTGGTGATCATTACGACGCCAGTGTCCAGATCCTGCACCGGGTGGTTGGCACCGTGGTGGCCGTGGCCCATTTTCAGGGTCTTGGCGCCGGAGGCCAGTGCCAGCAGTTGGTGACCGAGGCAGATGCCGAATACCGGAATTTCGGTTTCCAGGACTTCCTTGATCGCCTTGATCGCGTAGTCGCATGGCTCCGGATCACCAGGGCCGTTGGACAGGAACACGCCGTCCGGCTTCAGTGCCAGCACATCAGCGGCTGGCGTCTGCGCAGGCACCACGGTGACGCGGCAGCCGCGCTCGACCAGCATGCGCAGGATGTTGACCTTGACGCCGTAGTCGTAGGCAACCACGTGGTAAGGCAGCTCGGAAGCGTCGATGGTCGCGTGGCTGTCGGTCTTCAGATCCCAGACAGTCGAGCACCACTCGTATTGAGTCTTGGTGCTGACGACTTTCGCCAGATCCATGCCCTTCAGGCCCGGGAA contains these protein-coding regions:
- the carA gene encoding glutamine-hydrolyzing carbamoyl-phosphate synthase small subunit, whose amino-acid sequence is MTKPAILALADGSIFRGEAIGADGQTVGEVVFNTAMTGYQEILTDPSYAQQIVTLTYPHIGNTGTTPEDAESDRVWSAGLVIRDLPLVASNWRNTMSLSDYLKANNVVAIAGIDTRRLTRILREKGAQNGCIMAGDNISEEAAIAAAQGFPGLKGMDLAKVVSTKTQYEWCSTVWDLKTDSHATIDASELPYHVVAYDYGVKVNILRMLVERGCRVTVVPAQTPAADVLALKPDGVFLSNGPGDPEPCDYAIKAIKEVLETEIPVFGICLGHQLLALASGAKTLKMGHGHHGANHPVQDLDTGVVMITSQNHGFAVDEETLPANVRAIHKSLFDGTLQGIERTDKSAFSFQGHPEASPGPNDVAPLFDRFINEMAKRR
- the greA gene encoding transcription elongation factor GreA, which gives rise to MIKYPMTVQGAKALEEEHAHLTKVVRPKLSQDIGTARELGDLKENAEYHAAREQQGMVEARIRDIEGRIQNQVIIDVTSIPHTGKVIFGTTVEIANVETDESVTYHIVGEDEADFKLGKISVGSPLARALIGKEEGDVVAVKTPSGVIEYEIVEVRHI
- a CDS encoding MFS transporter, with translation MLWQLTQMLWVGGLWLIHLGLQPALGKIGLAPLLIDEVASAFEVLVVGFSAACVTFQALVLVQAEGLASLWRDFRGQVLLMALYACAMFVAVRVGWPDAQRWQVFSYLVLGFSGLVLVMQPVPGWSGRVRQAHP
- the carB gene encoding carbamoyl-phosphate synthase large subunit; amino-acid sequence: MPKRTDIKSILILGAGPIVIGQACEFDYSGAQACKALREEGYRVILVNSNPATIMTDPDMADATYIEPIKWQTVAKIIEKERPDAVLPTMGGQTALNCALDLEREGVLEKFGVEMIGANADTIDKAEDRSRFDKAMKSIGLACPRSGIAHSMEEANAVLETLGFPCIIRPSFTMGGTGGGIAYNREEFEEICARGLDLSPTKELLIDESLIGWKEYEMEVVRDKKDNCIIVCSIENFDPMGVHTGDSITVAPAQTLTDKEYQILRNASLAVLREIGVETGGSNVQFGICPNTGRMVVIEMNPRVSRSSALASKATGFPIAKVAAKLAVGYTLDELSNDITGGKTPASFEPSIDYVVTKLPRFAFEKFAKADARLTTQMKSVGEVMAIGRTFQESLQKALRGLEVGVCGLDEKLDLSNPESMSVLKRELTVPGAERIWYVADAFRAGMTVEEIFAMNMIDPWFLVQIEDLIKEEEKVKTLGLSAIDRDLMFKLKRKGFSDQRLAKLLGVTEKNLRTHRHKLEVFPVYKRVDTCAAEFATDTAYLYSTYEEECEAAPSGRDKIMILGGGPNRIGQGIEFDYCCVHAALALREDGYETIMVNCNPETVSTDYDTSDRLYFESVTLEDVLEICRVEKPKGVIVQYGGQTPLKLARALEAAGVPIIGTSPDAIDRAEDRERFQQMVERLNLRQPPNATVRSEDEAIRAASKIGYPLVVRPSYVLGGRAMEIVYEEEELKRYLRDAVKVSNDSPVLLDHFLNCAIEMDVDAVCDGKDVVIGAIMQHIEQAGVHSGDSACSLPPYSLPAHIQDEMREQVKKMALELGVVGLMNVQLALQGEDIYVIEVNPRASRTVPFVSKCIGVSLAMIAARVMAGKTLKEIGFTKEIIPNFYSVKEAVFPFAKFPGVDPILGPEMKSTGEVMGVGDTFGEAFAKAQMGASEVLPTGGTAFISVRDDDKPLVAGVARDLINLGFEVVATAGTAKLIEAAGLKVRRVNKVTEGRPHVVDMIKNDEVTLIINTTEGRQSIADSYSIRRNALQHKIYCTTTIAAGEAICEALKFGPEKTVRRLQDLHAGLKA
- a CDS encoding YhbY family RNA-binding protein, which produces MPLTPEQKKQYKSIGHHLKPVLTVADNGLTEGVLAELERALADHELIKIKLNILDRESRLAHIAELCKVGKADLVQVIGKMALVYRKNFSANKQLSNVHRFK
- the rlmE gene encoding 23S rRNA (uridine(2552)-2'-O)-methyltransferase RlmE is translated as MARSKTSLGWLKRHVNDPYVKQAQKDGYRSRASYKLLEVQEKYKLIRPGMSVVDLGAAPGGWSQVTSRLIGGQGRLIASDILEMDSIPDVTFIQGDFTEDAVLAQILEAVGNSQVDLVISDMAPNMSGTPEVDMPKAMFLCELALDLAERILKPGGNFVIKIFQGEGFDVYLKDARKKFDKIQMIKPDSSRGSSREQYMLAWGYRGRSE